Proteins from a single region of Haloarcula laminariae:
- a CDS encoding winged helix-turn-helix transcriptional regulator: MSSELFADEAETNDGACPVVESIEQVGSKWRLVVLHELQNGERRFNELKRATDASSRTLSRVLDDLQETGFVERRLEEDAPVATYYRLTPKGESLCPVFDEITAWAEEWLSSCEGAAKSPNSADD; this comes from the coding sequence ATGTCATCAGAACTCTTCGCAGACGAGGCCGAGACGAACGACGGCGCCTGTCCCGTCGTCGAGTCCATCGAGCAGGTCGGGTCGAAGTGGCGGCTGGTCGTCCTCCACGAACTCCAGAACGGCGAGCGGCGGTTCAACGAACTCAAGCGGGCCACGGACGCCAGCTCCCGCACGCTCTCGCGCGTCCTCGACGACCTCCAGGAGACCGGCTTCGTCGAGCGCCGGCTGGAGGAGGACGCGCCGGTTGCGACCTACTACCGGCTCACACCCAAAGGCGAGTCGCTCTGTCCGGTGTTCGACGAGATAACGGCGTGGGCTGAGGAGTGGCTCTCCTCCTGCGAGGGGGCGGCGAAATCCCCCAACAGCGCCGACGATTGA